A single region of the Microlunatus panaciterrae genome encodes:
- a CDS encoding amino acid permease produces the protein MSILRTKSIEQSIADTDEPEYQLKKNLTAVDLTVFGVGVVIGAGIFTLTGRAAATVSGPAIMISFLIAAVVCGLAALCYAEFASTVPVSGSAYTFSYASLGEVIAWIIGWDLLLELLLGASVVAQGWSTYAVVLLDQLGISWPAAIGPGGTVDVLAMLLVAVLATLVTIGIKESMRVNLVLVGLKVFIVLFVIIAGISYIKPANWSPFVPPAQATQGSEGLHQPLVQLLFGLEPTAFGVAGIFTGAALVFFAYIGFDVVATTAEEARNPQRDLPIGIIASLIICAVLYAAVSIVITGMVRYDQIDPKAALASAFTSVGKPGFATLISAGAVAGLTTVVLTLLIGASRVVFAMSRDHLLPPKLSAVHPRFKTPWVITILIGALTMLVTGLTPIGRLEEMVNIGTLSAFVLVSVGVIVLRQKRPDLPRAFRVPLMPFLPIASTLVCLYLMLNLPVDTWLRFLIWMALGFAIYFAYGRRKSRLATGETLSEMRRSLEKQPTE, from the coding sequence GTGAGCATCCTGCGGACGAAGAGCATCGAGCAATCCATTGCCGACACCGATGAGCCGGAATACCAGCTCAAGAAGAACCTCACCGCCGTTGACCTGACCGTTTTCGGGGTGGGTGTGGTGATCGGAGCCGGTATCTTCACTCTGACCGGCCGGGCGGCGGCGACCGTCTCCGGTCCAGCGATCATGATCAGCTTCCTGATCGCCGCGGTCGTCTGCGGGTTGGCTGCGTTGTGCTACGCCGAGTTCGCATCCACCGTGCCGGTCTCCGGGTCGGCCTACACCTTCTCGTACGCCAGCCTGGGCGAGGTGATCGCCTGGATCATCGGCTGGGACCTGCTGCTCGAGCTGCTGTTGGGGGCCAGTGTGGTGGCCCAGGGCTGGAGCACGTACGCCGTCGTGCTGCTGGATCAGCTCGGAATCAGCTGGCCGGCCGCGATCGGTCCGGGTGGCACCGTCGACGTGTTGGCGATGTTGCTGGTCGCCGTCCTGGCCACTCTGGTGACCATCGGGATCAAGGAGTCGATGCGGGTCAACCTCGTGCTGGTCGGGCTCAAGGTCTTCATCGTGCTGTTCGTGATCATCGCCGGTATCAGCTACATCAAGCCGGCCAACTGGTCGCCGTTCGTGCCTCCGGCCCAGGCCACCCAGGGCTCCGAGGGCCTGCACCAGCCGCTGGTCCAGCTGCTCTTCGGGCTGGAGCCGACAGCGTTCGGCGTCGCCGGCATCTTCACCGGCGCCGCCCTGGTCTTCTTCGCCTACATCGGTTTCGATGTCGTGGCGACCACGGCGGAGGAGGCGCGGAACCCGCAACGCGACCTGCCGATCGGGATCATCGCCTCCTTGATCATCTGCGCGGTGCTGTACGCGGCCGTCTCGATCGTGATCACCGGAATGGTCAGGTATGACCAGATCGACCCGAAGGCGGCGCTGGCGTCGGCCTTTACCTCGGTCGGCAAACCGGGGTTCGCCACCCTCATCTCGGCTGGTGCGGTGGCCGGCCTCACTACCGTGGTACTGACCCTGCTGATCGGCGCCTCCCGGGTCGTGTTCGCCATGTCTCGCGACCACCTGCTGCCGCCGAAGCTGAGCGCAGTCCACCCGCGGTTCAAGACGCCGTGGGTGATCACCATCCTGATCGGTGCGCTGACCATGCTGGTGACCGGGCTGACCCCCATCGGCAGGCTGGAGGAGATGGTGAACATCGGCACCCTGTCGGCCTTCGTGCTGGTGTCGGTGGGGGTCATCGTGCTGCGGCAGAAGCGTCCTGACCTGCCTCGCGCCTTCCGGGTGCCACTGATGCCATTCCTGCCGATCGCCTCCACTCTCGTCTGCCTCTACCTGATGCTCAACCTTCCGGTCGACACCTGGCTGCGTTTCCTGATCTGGATGGCCCTCGGCTTCGCCATCTACTTCGCCTACGGCCGGCGCAAGTCACGGCTCGCCACTGGAGAGACCCTGTCGGAGATGCGCCGCTCCCTGGAGAAGCAGCCGACCGAATAG
- a CDS encoding HRDC domain-containing protein yields MTEPDQETPTELDVPLLTEPAEGVPEVVSDASGLGRVIESLAAGVGPVAVDAERAHGFRYSQRAYLIQLRRRGSGTHLVDPVAFGQPADLAELGTSIQDAEWVIHAASQDLACLAEVRMVPQTLFDTELAGRLLGYPRVALGTLVEEHFSVRLLKEHSASDWSSRPLRPEWLTYAALDVELLVELRDVLAAELEVEGKAEWAQQEFEALVAGADIVAEPRTDPWRRTSGIHHVRTRRGLAIVQSLWETRDEIARRLDKAPSKILADAAISELAALKTPDRDSLRKIPGFLRRQARRFESNWLDALNRALALRESELPPLHIRNEGPPQPRMWAARDPEAAERLTRIRAVLTTRAEELRLPIENLLTPDYVRRLAWRPPTDPTPELVDRVLAELGARRWQRDLTVPLITPLL; encoded by the coding sequence GTGACAGAACCCGACCAGGAGACCCCGACCGAGCTCGATGTTCCGCTGCTCACCGAGCCGGCTGAAGGTGTCCCGGAGGTGGTGTCGGACGCCTCAGGCCTGGGCCGTGTGATCGAGTCCCTCGCCGCCGGTGTGGGACCTGTCGCCGTCGACGCCGAGCGCGCGCACGGTTTCCGCTACAGCCAGCGCGCGTACCTGATTCAGCTCCGGCGACGCGGCTCCGGCACCCATCTGGTCGACCCGGTCGCTTTCGGCCAGCCCGCGGACCTGGCCGAGCTCGGCACCTCCATCCAGGACGCCGAGTGGGTCATCCACGCAGCCAGCCAGGATCTGGCGTGCCTCGCCGAGGTCAGAATGGTGCCACAGACACTCTTCGACACCGAGCTGGCCGGCCGGCTGCTGGGCTACCCCAGGGTGGCCCTCGGGACTCTGGTCGAGGAGCACTTCTCCGTCCGCCTGTTGAAGGAGCACTCCGCCTCGGACTGGTCCAGCCGGCCGTTGCGACCGGAGTGGCTCACCTACGCCGCCCTGGACGTCGAGCTGCTGGTCGAGCTCCGTGACGTACTGGCCGCGGAGCTCGAGGTCGAAGGCAAGGCGGAGTGGGCGCAGCAGGAGTTCGAGGCGCTGGTGGCGGGGGCGGACATCGTCGCCGAACCGCGGACCGATCCCTGGCGGCGGACCTCCGGCATCCACCACGTACGCACCCGACGCGGGCTGGCGATCGTCCAGTCGCTGTGGGAGACGCGCGATGAGATCGCCCGCCGGCTCGACAAGGCGCCCAGCAAGATCCTTGCCGATGCGGCCATCTCCGAGCTGGCTGCTCTGAAGACCCCCGACCGCGACAGCCTGCGGAAGATTCCCGGCTTCCTTCGCCGACAGGCGCGCAGGTTCGAGTCCAACTGGCTGGATGCCCTGAACCGGGCGCTGGCGCTGCGGGAGTCCGAGCTGCCACCGCTGCACATCCGCAACGAGGGTCCGCCGCAGCCACGGATGTGGGCCGCCAGGGATCCTGAGGCGGCCGAACGGCTGACCCGCATCCGGGCCGTGCTGACGACCCGGGCCGAGGAGCTGAGACTGCCGATCGAAAACCTGCTCACCCCTGACTACGTGCGCAGGCTGGCTTGGCGACCGCCCACTGACCCCACCCCAGAGCTGGTCGACCGGGTGCTGGCGGAGCTCGGCGCCCGCCGCTGGCAGCGCGATCTGACCGTTCCGTTGATCACGCCGTTGCTGTAG
- a CDS encoding 3-hydroxyacyl-CoA dehydrogenase NAD-binding domain-containing protein has translation MSTYTVPDLQTLISDASALAPDEVVTKALSRDVQLPHGAGTAVLITLDNGFDHTKPNVFGPRGLGNLNAALDAALGRDDITAIAVTGKPFILAAGADLTGVPRITTRGQAKTIAQIGHAVFNKLGTAPVPTFGLINGLAIGGGLEIALHCRYRTVSAVAPAVGLSECFLGMLPGWGGSFLLPNLIGADKAVTVIIENALNQNRLLKGPQVQALGIADAIFDGADFLERSLDWAGRVVAGDLEVQRPDIDRGAAWDEAVTRGLALADQKVSGAAPGPYRALELIQAAKSTEAADAFRAEDEALADLLMSPELRSGLYAFDLIQKRARRPAGAPDRTLARGVTKVGIVGAGLMASQLALLFVRRLEVPVIMSDLDQDRVQKGLGYVTAEVDKLLGKGRLTTDQANRLKTLVSGTTDQSDFADCDFVLEAVFEQLDVKKQVFADLEKQVSPECVLATNTSSLSITEMAADLQHPERVVGFHFFNPVAVLPLLEVVRGERTDDATLATALAVAKNLRKNAVLVKDAPAFVVNRLLTRLMGEVIKAVDEGTPIKVADAALRPLGLPMSPFVLLQLVGPAVALHVAETLHAAFGSRFPVSENLRALVSARRAGIYDWTPGGKPYVSEETLSLLTVRDTPSSAEEVRLRAVSALAEEIALMLADGVVEAPMDIDLCLILGAGWPMHLGGITPYLDREGISEKVVGRRFLPPGVASVSLP, from the coding sequence GTGAGCACCTACACCGTCCCCGACCTGCAGACCTTGATCAGCGATGCGTCAGCCCTCGCCCCGGACGAGGTGGTGACGAAGGCGCTGAGCCGCGACGTCCAGCTGCCGCACGGAGCCGGGACGGCTGTGTTGATCACGCTCGACAACGGCTTCGACCACACCAAGCCCAACGTGTTCGGCCCCCGTGGGTTGGGCAACCTGAACGCGGCCCTGGACGCCGCACTGGGTCGAGATGACATCACAGCCATCGCCGTGACCGGCAAGCCCTTCATCCTGGCCGCCGGCGCCGACCTGACCGGAGTCCCCCGCATCACCACTCGCGGCCAGGCCAAGACGATTGCCCAGATCGGGCACGCCGTCTTCAACAAGCTGGGGACTGCACCGGTGCCCACCTTCGGGCTGATCAACGGGCTCGCCATCGGCGGCGGCCTGGAGATCGCGCTGCACTGCCGGTATCGCACCGTGTCTGCGGTGGCCCCCGCTGTCGGTCTCTCGGAGTGCTTCCTCGGGATGCTTCCCGGCTGGGGAGGCTCCTTCCTGCTGCCCAACCTGATCGGCGCCGACAAGGCCGTGACGGTGATCATCGAGAACGCCCTGAACCAGAACCGGCTCCTCAAGGGCCCGCAGGTGCAGGCGCTGGGCATCGCCGACGCGATCTTCGACGGTGCCGACTTCCTGGAACGCTCACTTGACTGGGCTGGTCGGGTGGTCGCCGGCGACCTCGAGGTCCAGCGCCCCGACATCGACCGCGGTGCCGCCTGGGACGAAGCCGTCACCCGCGGACTCGCCCTCGCCGACCAGAAGGTCTCAGGGGCCGCCCCCGGCCCCTACCGCGCGCTGGAGCTCATCCAGGCTGCGAAGTCGACTGAGGCCGCCGACGCGTTCCGGGCCGAGGACGAGGCGTTGGCGGACCTGCTCATGTCGCCGGAGCTGCGTTCGGGGCTGTACGCGTTCGACCTGATCCAGAAGCGGGCCAGACGGCCGGCCGGTGCCCCGGACCGTACCCTTGCCCGCGGGGTGACCAAGGTCGGCATCGTCGGTGCCGGGCTGATGGCGAGCCAGCTCGCGCTGCTCTTCGTCCGCCGGCTCGAGGTGCCCGTGATCATGTCTGACCTCGACCAGGACCGGGTGCAGAAGGGGCTCGGGTACGTCACGGCCGAGGTCGACAAGCTGCTCGGCAAGGGCCGGCTGACCACCGACCAGGCGAACCGTTTGAAGACCCTGGTCTCCGGCACCACGGACCAGAGCGATTTCGCCGACTGCGATTTCGTTCTCGAGGCGGTGTTCGAACAGTTGGACGTCAAGAAGCAGGTGTTCGCCGACCTGGAGAAGCAGGTCTCGCCCGAGTGCGTACTGGCCACCAATACCTCTTCGTTGTCGATCACCGAGATGGCTGCCGATCTCCAGCATCCGGAACGCGTGGTCGGCTTCCACTTCTTCAACCCGGTGGCAGTGCTTCCCCTGCTCGAGGTCGTCCGGGGTGAGCGGACCGACGATGCGACGCTGGCGACCGCCCTGGCGGTGGCGAAGAACCTGCGCAAGAACGCGGTCCTGGTCAAGGATGCGCCCGCTTTCGTCGTCAACCGCCTGCTGACGCGGCTGATGGGCGAGGTGATCAAGGCAGTCGACGAGGGAACTCCGATCAAGGTCGCCGATGCGGCGCTCAGGCCCCTCGGACTCCCCATGTCGCCGTTCGTGCTGCTGCAGCTGGTCGGTCCCGCGGTCGCTCTGCATGTGGCGGAGACGTTGCATGCAGCCTTTGGCTCCCGGTTCCCGGTATCGGAGAACCTGCGCGCCCTGGTCTCGGCCAGGAGGGCGGGCATCTACGACTGGACCCCTGGGGGCAAGCCCTACGTGTCGGAGGAGACGCTGAGCCTTCTCACTGTCCGAGACACTCCGAGCTCGGCCGAGGAGGTCCGCCTCCGCGCGGTGTCGGCGTTGGCCGAGGAGATCGCCCTGATGCTCGCCGACGGTGTCGTCGAAGCCCCGATGGACATCGACCTGTGCCTGATCCTGGGCGCCGGCTGGCCGATGCATCTCGGCGGCATCACCCCCTACCTGGACCGCGAAGGCATCTCGGAGAAGGTAGTCGGTCGCCGCTTCCTTCCCCCCGGCGTCGCCAGCGTCTCCCTGCCCTGA
- a CDS encoding thiolase family protein has product MPRESREVIFVDGVRTPFGKAGSLYAETRADDMVVNCIRELMRRHPQLPAERVDEVAIAATTQIGDQGLTIGRTAALLAGLPRSVPGYAIDRMCAGAMTAVTTVASGIAFGAYDVAIAGGVEHMGRHPMGEGVDPNPRILAEKLVDPSALVMGSTAENLHDRFPAITRERADAFAVLSQDRVQHAYEQGIIQESLVPVATRSAEHGWGLATADEPPRPGTTARTLSTLKTPFRPHGRVTPGNAAGLNDGASACLIASEQAAQQLGLPAAMRLVSYAFAGVDPEVMGVGPIPATQRALASAGLTIDDLGAIEINEAFAVQVLAFLDHFGIEADDPRVNPYGGAIALGHPLASSGVRLMIHLARTFRDQPQIRYGITTMCIGLGMGGSVIWENPHYQEADQ; this is encoded by the coding sequence ATGCCACGTGAATCCCGTGAGGTCATCTTCGTCGACGGCGTACGAACCCCCTTCGGCAAGGCCGGCTCGCTGTACGCCGAGACACGCGCTGACGACATGGTCGTGAACTGCATTCGTGAGCTGATGCGGCGGCACCCGCAACTGCCGGCGGAGCGGGTCGACGAGGTGGCGATCGCCGCCACGACGCAGATCGGCGACCAGGGGCTGACCATCGGACGTACCGCAGCCCTGCTGGCTGGTCTCCCCCGCTCGGTCCCGGGCTATGCCATCGACCGGATGTGCGCCGGTGCCATGACGGCGGTCACCACGGTAGCCTCCGGAATCGCCTTCGGCGCCTATGACGTCGCCATCGCCGGCGGGGTCGAGCACATGGGACGGCATCCGATGGGTGAGGGCGTCGACCCGAACCCGCGCATCCTGGCCGAGAAGCTGGTCGACCCGTCGGCTCTCGTAATGGGCTCGACCGCCGAGAACCTTCATGATCGTTTCCCGGCGATCACCAGGGAGAGGGCGGACGCCTTCGCCGTACTCAGCCAGGACCGGGTGCAGCACGCCTACGAGCAGGGCATCATCCAGGAGTCCCTGGTGCCCGTCGCCACCCGCAGCGCCGAGCACGGGTGGGGCCTGGCCACCGCCGACGAGCCACCGCGACCGGGCACCACCGCTCGGACGCTGTCCACCCTGAAGACGCCGTTCCGCCCGCACGGCAGGGTCACTCCGGGCAACGCCGCCGGCCTCAACGACGGCGCCAGCGCCTGCCTGATCGCCTCCGAGCAGGCAGCGCAGCAACTCGGCCTGCCGGCTGCCATGCGGCTGGTCTCGTACGCCTTCGCCGGCGTCGACCCCGAGGTGATGGGTGTCGGCCCCATTCCGGCCACCCAGAGGGCGCTCGCCTCCGCCGGTCTGACGATCGACGACCTCGGAGCGATTGAGATCAACGAGGCGTTCGCGGTCCAGGTGCTGGCCTTCCTTGATCATTTCGGGATCGAGGCCGACGACCCCCGGGTGAACCCCTACGGCGGCGCCATCGCTCTGGGCCACCCGTTGGCGAGCTCCGGGGTGCGCCTGATGATCCACCTGGCCCGCACCTTCCGTGACCAACCGCAGATCCGCTACGGCATCACCACGATGTGTATCGGCCTCGGCATGGGTGGCAGCGTCATCTGGGAGAACCCGCACTACCAGGAAGCAGACCAGTGA
- the dxs gene encoding 1-deoxy-D-xylulose-5-phosphate synthase, with protein sequence MALLDSIASPRDLRPLSTQQLLQLSEEIRAFLIHQVSRTGGHLGPNLGVVELTIALHRVFDSPQDPIIFDTGHQSYVHKILTGRQDRFPTLKQRNGLSGYPSRAESRHDWVENQHASTSLSYADGLAKAFRQQGRKRTVVAVIGDGALTGGMAWEALNNIAAADDLPLVIVVNDNGRSYTPTVGGLANHLTGLRTNPRYEQILDVIKRNVSRAPLVGQAAYEMLHGIKTGLKDVLAPQGLFSDLGLKYVGPIDGHDEAALERAFQQAKQFGGPVLVHCLTRKGNGFKAAEDNEEDRFHAVGKIDEVTGRSLSTSSAPTWTEVFADELVTLGREDDRLVAITAAMLYPTGLNRFAREFPDRTFDVGIAEQHAVTSAAGLAMGGLHPVFAVYATFLNRAFDQVLMDVALHRCGVTFVLDRSGITGSDGASHNGMWDMSILQVVPGLYLAAPRDATRLREALRRATSIDDGPSVIRYSKESVPDDIAAVEQVDGVDVLLKNENPRVLVVGYGQMVETALGVGDRLADQGIGVTVVDPVWALPVNPALVELAAGHELVISIEDNGVVGGCGARLAQEMRLAGVTTPVREFGIEQRFLEHGSRSVLLEEMGLTPQNIARFAVEAIVRNESPLPSSAIEQS encoded by the coding sequence ATGGCCCTGTTGGACTCGATTGCCTCCCCGCGTGATCTACGCCCCCTGAGCACGCAGCAGCTGCTGCAGCTCAGCGAGGAGATCCGGGCGTTCCTGATCCACCAGGTCAGCCGGACCGGCGGCCATCTGGGGCCGAACCTGGGCGTGGTCGAGCTGACCATCGCGCTGCACCGGGTGTTCGACTCACCCCAGGACCCGATCATCTTCGACACCGGGCACCAGAGCTATGTGCACAAGATCCTGACCGGGCGTCAGGACCGGTTCCCGACGCTCAAGCAGCGCAACGGTCTGTCCGGTTATCCCAGCCGCGCCGAGTCCCGGCACGACTGGGTCGAGAACCAGCACGCGTCCACCTCGCTGTCCTACGCCGACGGCCTGGCCAAGGCGTTCCGCCAGCAGGGGCGCAAACGGACCGTCGTAGCCGTGATCGGCGACGGCGCACTGACCGGTGGGATGGCCTGGGAGGCGCTGAACAACATCGCCGCGGCGGACGACCTGCCGCTGGTGATCGTCGTCAACGACAACGGCCGCTCCTACACACCCACCGTCGGCGGCCTGGCCAACCACCTGACGGGGCTCCGGACCAACCCACGCTACGAGCAGATCCTCGACGTGATCAAGCGCAACGTCAGCCGGGCGCCGCTGGTCGGGCAGGCCGCGTACGAGATGCTGCACGGCATCAAGACCGGACTGAAGGACGTCCTTGCTCCGCAGGGCCTGTTCTCCGATCTCGGGCTCAAGTACGTCGGGCCGATCGACGGCCATGACGAGGCCGCGCTGGAGCGTGCCTTCCAGCAGGCCAAGCAGTTCGGCGGCCCGGTGCTGGTGCACTGCCTGACCCGCAAGGGCAACGGTTTCAAGGCCGCCGAGGACAACGAGGAGGACCGGTTCCACGCCGTCGGCAAGATCGACGAGGTGACCGGACGGTCCCTGTCGACCAGTTCCGCGCCGACCTGGACCGAGGTCTTCGCCGACGAGCTGGTCACGCTGGGCCGCGAGGACGACCGGCTGGTGGCCATCACGGCGGCTATGCTCTATCCCACCGGGCTGAACCGCTTCGCCCGGGAGTTCCCCGACCGCACCTTCGACGTCGGGATCGCCGAGCAGCATGCCGTCACCTCGGCCGCCGGTCTGGCCATGGGCGGTCTGCACCCGGTGTTCGCGGTGTACGCGACATTCCTGAACCGTGCCTTTGACCAGGTCCTGATGGACGTTGCCCTGCACCGGTGCGGCGTCACTTTCGTGCTGGACCGGTCCGGCATCACCGGTTCCGACGGCGCCAGCCATAACGGGATGTGGGACATGTCCATCCTGCAGGTGGTGCCCGGTCTGTATCTTGCGGCCCCGCGGGACGCCACCCGGTTGCGGGAAGCGCTCCGGCGGGCGACGAGCATCGACGACGGCCCTAGTGTGATCCGCTACTCGAAGGAGTCGGTGCCTGACGACATCGCGGCGGTCGAGCAGGTCGACGGAGTGGATGTGCTGCTCAAGAACGAGAACCCGCGGGTGCTGGTGGTCGGCTACGGCCAGATGGTGGAGACCGCGCTCGGCGTCGGTGACCGGCTCGCCGACCAGGGCATCGGCGTCACCGTGGTTGACCCGGTGTGGGCGCTGCCGGTGAACCCGGCCCTGGTCGAGCTCGCCGCCGGGCACGAGCTGGTCATCAGCATCGAGGACAACGGGGTGGTCGGTGGCTGCGGCGCCCGGTTGGCTCAGGAGATGCGGCTGGCGGGAGTGACGACGCCGGTCCGCGAGTTCGGGATCGAGCAGCGCTTCCTCGAACACGGCAGTCGTTCGGTTTTGCTCGAGGAGATGGGTCTCACCCCGCAGAACATCGCCCGCTTCGCGGTCGAAGCGATCGTGCGCAACGAGTCGCCGCTGCCAAGCTCCGCCATCGAACAGAGCTGA